AATCTGGAAGAAAGGACCCCCATGGACGCCGTTACGGCTGCAAAGGCGCGCATCGATCGTGCGCTGGCCGATCTGGAACGCAAGGTGCTGGAGCTGAAGGCGAGGCCCGGCTCGGCCCCGCCCATCCCGGACGACGACCTGTTCGCGCCCCGTCCCTCGAATGCGGCCGACCTGGCGCGTATCGCCGAGCTGGAGACGGCGGGGCAGGAAACCGCCCAGGCCCTGGCCCGCGCGGCCGACGCCGTGCGCGACGTCCTGGCCCAGCAGCAGCCGCAAGCCGAGCAGGAGGCGAACTGATGGCGACGGTGACGGTTGAGGTTCACGGCCGCCCCTACGCCGTGGGATGCGCCGACGGCCAGGAGGCGCGCGTGCGCGACCTGGCGGCCCAGTTCCATGAGCGGGTGCAGGGCGTGGCGGACCAGGTGGGTCAGGTCGGGGACGTGCGACTGTTCCTGATGGCCGCCCTGATGCTGGCCGACGAGTTGCAGGAGGCGAAGCGCCAGGCCGGGCCGCAGTTCCAGGCGCGCGCCAAGGCCGCCCCGACGCCGGCGCCCGCCGCCCCGCCCAGCGACGGCGTGGCCGAGGCCCTGAACGCGGTCGCGGCGCGGATCGAGAAGATCGTCCAGACGATCTGAGGCGCAGGTTCTCCCTCCCCTTCATGGGGAGGGTGGCTGA
The nucleotide sequence above comes from Brevundimonas naejangsanensis. Encoded proteins:
- a CDS encoding cell division protein ZapA, whose amino-acid sequence is MATVTVEVHGRPYAVGCADGQEARVRDLAAQFHERVQGVADQVGQVGDVRLFLMAALMLADELQEAKRQAGPQFQARAKAAPTPAPAAPPSDGVAEALNAVAARIEKIVQTI